The following proteins are co-located in the Festucalex cinctus isolate MCC-2025b chromosome 15, RoL_Fcin_1.0, whole genome shotgun sequence genome:
- the LOC144002522 gene encoding GTPase IMAP family member 7-like: MGGQYSIPDGDPLRIVLIGKTGAGKSAAANTIIGKDLFASSTSAQSETKYCAAERVQCKRKIHVVDTPGVLDTSSDHESLKREIAKCIQMTSPGPHAFLLVLQIGRFTEEEEKSVEALEKLFGPEASRHMVVLFTRGDELKGRKIQNYITNGHPKLQELINRCGGRYHVFNNKEKRNRAQVVQLIQKIDDVVAANGGQYFTEEMYKEAEETIQKLNLDRLVTNGQPYNFAFMRELSQKINEMQRTLATRRAAM; this comes from the exons ATGGGGGGCCAGTACTCAATTCCTGATG GTGATCCCCTGAGAATCGTGTTAATTGGAAAAACCGGAGCTGGAAAGAGTGCCGCTGCTAATACGATTATCGGCAAAGATCTCTTTGCTTCTTCAACTTCAGCACAGTCCGAAACAAAATACTGTGCGGCAGAACGGGTCCAGTGCAAGCGAAAGATTCATGTGGTGGATACCCCCGGGGTTCTGGACACATCTAGTGATCACGAAAGTCTCAAAAGAGAGATTGCGAAATGCATCCAGATGACGTCTCCCGGCCCCCACGCCTTCCTGCTGGTCTTGCAGATAGGCAGGTTTACGGAGGAAGAGGAAAAGAGCGTGGAAGCTTTAGAGAAACTGTTTGGTCCGGAGGCATCCCGCCACATGGTTGTGTTATTTACCCGTGGCGATGAActaaaaggaagaaaaatacagAACTATATTACAAATGGGCATCCAAAACTCCAAGAGTTGATCAACAGATGTGGAGGCCGCTACCATGTCTTCAACAACAAGGAAAAGAGGAACAGAGCTCAAGTGGTGCAGCTGATTCAGAAGATCGATGACGTAGTGGCGGCAAACGGTGGCCAGTACTTCACCGAAGAGATGTATAAGGAAGCAGAAGAGACGATCCAGAAGCTGAACCTTGACAGACTCGTCACAAACGGGCAACCGTACAACTTCGCTTTCATGAGAGAACTATCGCAAAAAATCAATGAGATGCAACGCACTCTCGCCACGCGACGAGCCGCCATGTAA